The DNA window CCCATTCATATCAATCAGTGAGTTTTGGATGAACAAACGGATGGATTGATAACTCTAGTAATCCACGATAGAAATGCTCTTGTGCAGCATTCAGCAAATAAACCGcacttcaaaacacacaaatcccaCCTGCGTGCTTCACGGGCCGCTGCACGAGCGCGTTACCACTCGCCTCCATTGTGCAACTACCCTCCTATACCGATAAACAAAGGTACCTTTCTCCTTTATCTTCCAGATACGACTGTCAGAAGATCTGGGGCCTGTTTGAGCGGGCCCACGTGGGACGGGACCCTTGTGAAGTTCCTGTGGAAGCCTTCAAGCCTTTGATCGGCGCCGTGCCTTTCACACCCGAATGCAACCCGGGTAAACATCATCACGTTCACGCGTTCGCCTCTTAATCAATGCAACGCAATAGGTTCAACTTCTGTTTTGTGACCTTGCAGGACACCCTGCTGGGATCGGTGATGAGTAATCCTCTGTGGAATAGAGGATTTATAAGGAGGTAACGTGCTTTTCTAAATCCGTGGACAATGTCTCCTCACTTCCCCTGCAGAGCACCAGCTTTCCCTCATTGGTCAGGTGAAGTTGGCGCATGTTGCATGTGAAGGAGTACATTGTTTGCCTCTGTATACTATATACTACCAATACTGCAGGTGCAATACAACTACCTCAAAAAACGTTTATAGTACGTCTTTACTTAGTAATACAACAATAGACACGTGTTCCCTTTTTATCTTTCCATCTCCCCCTTTACAATAAAAGCATCTACACTGCAACACCAGTGAAATAATAGCTCACATCTACATTATTTATTTGGCACCCTCGCAACTTACTTCGGACAGCCTGCGTGGCCACGGGCACAACGCACGTGCACGAGCGCACcggcccccctcctctcacagtttttttcaatcgctaacgagcgtttgtccaaacagttgtcacatttttaaaactctAAACACAATTATCACAGCATCGGTGTTTTGTGGCCAtaccattcacacatttcatgtcgTTTTCACACAATATGCAGTCAGTCAACACATGTCCACAACATTTTTCTTAACAGACAAGCCATACCTCCCAACAAAACGATGGATTGTTTTAGTAGTATTCACAAATGTTAACACACTATCCCACAATACCAAAAACAATATTCCAACCCGTAGATACAGTATAAAAACCTCTGCTTCTGCAATGATAtcagttcaaaaacaatatatctcAGCTCTTCCACCCTCTGGGGAAAGAGGAAAGCTCCTCAATTATGATCAAGAGCTTGCCATTGTAGAAATGGTTATTGCAAATAATGCAATTAAACTGCATGAAATTAAAATTACAATTGTGGAGGACCATGAGATATTTGCCAATATAGAAAGCATCAGCCTCACAACCATTACGCGGACATTGTCCAAACACAGAGTGCGGATGAAGCAGCTCTACACTGTTCCCTTTGAGAGGAACAGTGAGAGAGTCAAGGAGCTACGACGACAATATGTCCAGGTATAGTgtatattcaattcaatgtcCAGTTATATAAGCTTTGCACTTTGCAAGTAGGTAACCTACACAGTAATGGGTTACAGTACAGTTTGGTAGACACTAATGGCATGACATAAACTTTGTTTCAGAGAGTTATGGAAGTGGAGGCCAACCAGACCCCATTTACATCGCTGAGGCAGGATTCAATCTGTCCAAAAGGCGTCGACGTGGACGAAATATAATTGGAAAAAGGGCCACAGTTGATGTGCCAGGACAGAGAGGGGCAAACATTACTATGTGTGGAGCAATGTCAAATGCAGGATTACTCCTTTACAGATGCCAGGTTGGACCCTATAATACAGAGCGCCTCCTTGCGTTTCTTAATGATCTCCACCAGCGCCTGGTACCAGAGCAGGGTCAGGAGGGTGAAAACATGAGGACCTTTGTAATTACCTGGGACAATGTTGCTTTCCATCATTCACAAGCAATAACAGCATGGTTTGAAGTCCACCCAATACTGGTGAGTCTCTTGCTTCCACCCTATTCACCTTTCCTCAACCCCATAGAGGAGTTCTTTTCTgcatggaggtggaaggtctATGACCATCAGCCACATGACCAGATGTCCCTCCTTGAAGCCATGGATGCTGGCTGCAGGGACATCACAGTTCAAGATTGCCAAGGGTGGATCCGACATGCCAAGCGGTTTGATCCCAGGTGCATCGCCTTAGATGATGTCAGATGTGATGTTGACGAAAACATGTGCCCGAACCCTGAAGATCGCAGGGATTAGATGCATACATTGTTTGCTATTTTTAGTTCCCCCCTTTTCATCTGGGCTtttggctgttgttgtttttttcagaatgctcgtgtgtttcatggatattttgttacattacattacattacatgtcatttagcggacgcttttatccaaagcgacgtacaataagtgcattcatcCATAGGGTACAAACGCAGGAGaacagttaaaataaaataaaataaaccttttctgttctatTATACTGCTTCTACTGTACCTTCTTTGGTAAACAGTTAAGAAAAAATAACTGATTTGCTTTTTACTGGAATGCgtttgaatgtgaacattacTGTACATGTGCGCATACAGTTTCAAACCAATAAATTTGGTGTAAATGGTGGATTGCATGTTACCTGAAACATAAAAGTCTATGCAATTTTTATAATGTCAACAATAGCCAGAATTTTGAAACCTGGTGTACTTCGTTGGACTGCAtaagtgaaaacaaatgttattctttgacagaataatttcattttgagtcagatttccagtgttttggtaaagttagtgtgtgcagagaaagatgTGTTCTGTGTTGAAATTAAGAGTTGgtatatatttaacaaaatgtgtttttgagaagaaaattatCAATTTGGCCAAGTGTGTCTTGtaggtgtgagtctgtgttaagagtttagaaaaaatttctGAAGTATGGGTAAGTGCTTgttagcgattgaaaaaaactgtataTATTATAGTGCAAGGCAATTTCTTACGTAAGTATAGAtaacacactcatgcacaagTAAAGTAAAGAAGAGTTATTGTCAGTGTTGTTAATGTACATTTACGATAATACATCATATTTTGTTGGAATCATTTTGCGTAAAATCTGCAAAGTAGCTTAATTTCAGTTTATTTGAGTAAAAAGTTCATCCTCGCAACTCACTTCGGGCCCCTCGAGGGACTCCTGCTGGAAGGCTCCGCGCACGCGCTCAGCAAGTGCACCAGCCCCCTCCCCGGTAAATAAAAGCGCGGCCCCGCGCGACGTCTCATTGACAGCAAACAATAGGTCCAATGGGTGACACAGAGTCCGGTCCCGCGCAGAGGATACGCAAGAGACGCCGCAACATCGGCATCGGCATCGCGGTCGCGGTCCTGGTTCTGGTGATCATCGTGGTCGCCGTGGCGGTGCCTCTGTCGTTGCGCACGTTTAAGCGCGGCTTCATCCAGAGGTGCGAGGACTTCAAGGAGTGAGTATTTTAAAAGTTCCCGTGCATGAGGCTGTTAGTGTAAAATAAACCACGCAGCACTGAGACTTAAGAACAAGTCAGTTTGGAATACAGCTTAAGATATGTTCAATATTTGGAGTAAGTATTCTAAGGTTAAAGCCGGCTGGTCCAGGATGGCCCCACCTTGATccacaaaatatataaatatatctatataataatattccaaatacattttacaaatggtcaatatttctgtatttatgtttttgaaacatggaatgtACAGAGTAATATTGTTAACAACATAACAATGATGTGACTTATGGCAGTGAGGGACAGAATTTAGTCCACATTCAGTCCTACAACAATTGGTGTTGTTTTGTAAAGcacgtatttaaaaaaaaaagagctccaTCAATAAAATCCTTACCATCATAAAGAAACTACGTGAAAACTTGTTCCTTGTTCATCCTGTCCACCTCATATCGAAAGTAGATATTGACTTTACAATCAATAAGACGACATGTAATCAAGTCATTGATCAGAAGAGCAAGCAAAGCGAAACCTCTGGACTCAACTCAAGCTTTTAACTTCTTCCTTTTTAACATTTCCCAGCAAAAAGGGGCTGATCCGCTCCAAATACGACTGTGAGAAGATCTGGGGCCTGTTTGAGGAGGCCTACGTGGGACGGGACCCTTGTAAAGTTCCCGTGGAAGCCTTCAAGCCTTTGCTCAACGCCGTCCCCTTCAAACGCAAATGCAACCAGGTAAACGCCGCTCGTCACGTGCACGACATCGCCTCTCGGTCAATGCAGCACAATAGGTTCAACATCTGTGCGTTTCTGTTCGGTGGAGTTAGACGATGCTCTGGAGCAAGACGAAGGCTGTGGTCCATGACTTCACCAAGAAGAGAAAGTGTTTTGAGACCTTGGAGGACACCCTGCTGGGATCAGTGCTGGACGAAATGAACTGGTGCGGAAAGGAGGGCAGCAATGGTGAGACACTTTGTGCAGATTACATCATTGCAGAATTTAATATTATCTACTAAAAATTGATTAAAAGCTGAATGACAGAAAGAAGAGTAGCAGCAGCTctttaacaatatatatatatataatataatatttggattggaaaaggaaaaaagaacaaatgtcaCAGTTCAAGGAGGTAAAATAGTTTTCTATCATGCTGGTAGTGAGAGCATCTTCATCTTTGCAGTAATAGCACGCAAAATATCTTCAAAAAGCATTAGCCAATCAAAAAAGGGAGAGTGGTTTCTTCCAGAAGGATCTCCATCCAttctatttattaaaaataatatccTACAAGTTTCCTCACCCAAGACAAACATaactcctgttttctttttttcaagttaACATACAGTAAGTGTCGACTCTGTGCTCGTCGCTATAGAAACATTTACTACCGGCTGCCCAGAAAGGACCGACTGTGTGTTCAACGCCCGTGACTCTTTTTGGAACGGAGCCTCCGCTGCAGTAAGTCATCAACAAGGACTCTCTGGTTCTGGCAACAACACGACACACGTGTGCTCGAGCAGCGGCCACAATAACGCACACGTGGAGCACgaggtcaaacacctcctgtGATCaggaagagagcggaggagaggaaTCAGTCAGCCGGCCCGCTTCCTCATCAATGAGGCTTTGTGTCGGTCTCCATGGAGACGCACCGCCGGGCTCTCTCCTGCACGAGccgacccacacacaccagaaccaacacacaccagaacctacacacaccagaacccacacacacctgaaccaacacacaccagaacctacacacaccagaacccacacacaacagaacctacacacaccagaaccaacacacaccagaaccaacacacaccagaaccaacacacacagggtctGGTATGTCTGGGTCTCATTCCGTTATGAAACCACCAACACATACGCACACTTTTAACCATAGTTCTCataacaaagcaacaaaaacacatagATTTAATCGCAAAGGGCCAAATGTTTGGGTTTAAATTGTTGGTTGAGACTAACTGTTTGAGTGAATATTGAGCAATATTGAGCAATGTCTGTCAGCGTCCTTGTTTCTCCGGCCTCCAGCTGGCCAAAAATGACAGTTCAGCGCTTGGCTTTTACAGTAGAAGTATGTTAAAAATTCCGTCAGTACTAAATTAGGAAGCATTGCATGTTTGTGTAACTCCTGCATGAATCTTAAATGTCTTAATAAACTCTGCAAAAGAAGTCGTCAGGCAGTTGGAATCTAAGGTGCCGTCATGGGGAAAGTGCAGGACCGGAGACAggaggactcagacgcagatttaaactttattcattCAAAAATATAAAAGGCCTTGGAGAAAAACGAGCAAACAAACTCACCATAGACAAGACACGTCGGAAACTCAGTCAATGAACCGACaaaggacaagagacacacggtttaaagacactgggaaggtgcaggtgatttgGAACAATTAGGGACAGCTGCATTTCCTCTAAAGTCGTCCTCTTGCTCAGTTTGCAGACGCCGCCTGCGGCGACGTCACAGTGATGCTCGCCGGGTCAGTCGCCACGCCGTTCTATGATAAAAGGTGGGtgctctgtttctcctcctgccAAATACTATTAGCATGTCTTTACATTCTCATGAGATTGATTTTTTGGGTTATGCAGCATATGTTATTCCTAGTTTTAAAAAATTGAGTGACTGAATTTAAAATCGTGTGATTCTGGTCcaaatgtcttaaatgtgtGTAGACATGTTTTAGTTATTAGATACTTTGATAAAAAACGTCAGCAGGAAGTAAAACAGAATTAGAAAAAtcttattgtgttgttgtggttggaAGATTGTTTATATGTTTAAtaaagcatttcaaaataataaaaagccaAACTGCTGAGTATCAAGTCCATGAAACATTTCATATCCCCTCCGgtattcttgttgttgttgttgtctcccACCTTGCTGAGTAACAGCTGCTATTTTGTCCTCGCTGTCAGTGTGTTTGCGACCATCGAGGTGCCGCGGTTCTACTCCCCCAGGGTGCGAAGCCTGAAGGTCGTCCTGGTCACAAAGAAGAACTCGGTGTAAGATTtctgcctccttgtctccttcgTCCTTTTGGATCTTCAATACCGAATGTGTTGAGTGCGTAAAGAATCCGAGTCATTAGTCGATCCTTAAGTCACGTTTTCTGTTCCCTCTTCAGCACAAACTGTGACAACGAGTCTTTAAAGGACTTGCAGAGGAAGCTGGGAAAAGGAATTAAGTACAACTGCACGAAAATGCCTGAGTACGtacagcgtgtttgtgtgagaggacGTCTCCATGTGTCCAGTGTGTGGACCCCatgtcactctctctctctctctctctgcagggatAAGATTTACGACTGGATCTCAGATCCAGAGGACTGCGTACCCTGTTAGTGAACCAAACTAAATAATTAACGATGGAGCAATGtgccaaaaatattttttttatctgggCCAGTTTGATTTAATGTCAATAAATCTTAAGTTGTAAGGGGAAACAGCAGTGCTGCCGTCTCCCTCACGGTGGTGgctgaacatttaaaatgtcttttaataacattttataATGCAATCATGTAAAATTGTCTTCAGCTTGTTATGATTGTTACATAAACAAGTGTACTATTGATGGAAATGAGTAAATGTTTGTATCGATATCATTCACAAATAATCCGTAATAAATAAAGACTTATTATTGCATAGACGAAAATATGTTAATGGGGAGAAATcttatttacagtttttttcaatcgctaacAAGCACTTACCCATACTTCagaaattttttctaa is part of the Gasterosteus aculeatus chromosome 21, fGasAcu3.hap1.1, whole genome shotgun sequence genome and encodes:
- the LOC120811890 gene encoding ADP-ribosyl cyclase/cyclic ADP-ribose hydrolase 1-like, with translation MGDTESGPAQRIRKRRRNIGIGIAVAVLVLVIIVVAVAVPLSLRTFKRGFIQRCEDFKDKKGLIRSKYDCEKIWGLFEEAYVGRDPCKVPVEAFKPLLNAVPFKRKCNQTMLWSKTKAVVHDFTKKRKCFETLEDTLLGSVLDEMNWCGKEGSNETFTTGCPERTDCVFNARDSFWNGASAAFADAACGDVTVMLAGSVATPFYDKSVFATIEVPRFYSPRVRSLKVVLVTKKNSVTNCDNESLKDLQRKLGKGIKYNCTKMPEDKIYDWISDPEDCVPC